In a genomic window of Gossypium arboreum isolate Shixiya-1 chromosome 7, ASM2569848v2, whole genome shotgun sequence:
- the LOC108483382 gene encoding cytochrome P450 94A1-like: MYIMYQIPPTPMSTAITMSIQLLTVTVIFFLTLPFLLLIINKNSKSRKSSASNVLPKRYPIIGSYFAVKSNLSNRVQWITQILHNCPTATYTLHHVLGYRQIFTANPENVRHILKTRFSNYPKGSFFTSVFFDFLGNGIFNVDGESWKFERQVSSHEFNTKSLRKFVETIVDTELHDRLIPMLSGAASDKTVLDLQDVLQRFAFDNVCKIAFGHDPACLLPSLPQTEFADAFEVATQLSSERFRAPILIFWKIKRFFNVGSEKCLKIAISRVRDFAKKIVREKKQELAGKSSLESVDLLSRFLNSGHSDEDFATDIVISFILAGRDTTSAALTWFFWLIYKHPEVEYEILKEIKEKSDMPVYEEVKDMVYVHASLCESMRLYPPVPTDGKLAMEDDVLPDGTVVKKGTLVTYAPYAMGRMEKIWGSDWSMFKPERWLERDEAGKWRFVGRDPYTYPVFQAGPRICLGKEMAFLQMKRVVAGILRRFKVVSATEDDGFQPVFLAYLTAKMKGGFPIKVERSSRFMD, from the coding sequence ATGTATATAATGTACCAAATACCTCCAACTCCAATGTCCACAGCTATTACCATGTCCATTCAGCTACTAACCGTAACTGTTATCTTCTTCCTCACCCTCCCATTTTTGTTGTTGATTATCAACAAAAACTCCAAATCCAGAAAATCATCAGCATCCAATGTTTTACCCAAGCGTTACCCAATAATCGGTTCCTATTTCGCCGTCAAATCCAATCTAAGCAACCGCGTCCAATGGATTACACAAATCCTCCACAACTGCCCCACTGCAACTTACACTCTCCACCACGTCTTGGGTTATCGCCAGATCTTTACTGCAAACCCTGAAAATGTCCGCCATATTCTCAAGACCCGCTTCTCCAACTACCCCAAAGGCTCTTTCTTCACTagcgttttctttgattttctcgGCAACGGTATCTTCAACGTCGATGGGGAGTCGTGGAAATTCGAGAGACAAGTTTCCAGTCACGAGTTCAACACCAAATCTCTTCGTAAATTTGTGGAAACCATCGTTGATACTGAGCTTCACGACCGTTTGATCCCGATGCTCTCCGGCGCTGCTTCCGACAAGACCGTGCTTGACTTGCAAGATGTTCTTCAGAGGTTTGCTTTTGACAACGTTTGTAAGATTGCTTTCGGTCATGACCCTGCCTGCTTGTTACCTTCATTACCGCAAACAGAGTTTGCGGATGCGTTTGAGGTTGCTACACAGTTAAGTAGCGAGAGGTTTCGAGCtccaattttaatattttggaaAATCAAGCGATTCTTCAATGTCGGATCGGAAAAGTGCCTCAAGATTGCAATCTCTCGAGTTCGTGACTTTGCGAAGAAGATCGTAAGAGAAAAGAAACAAGAATTAGCCGGTAAATCGTCTTTAGAGTCGGTTGATCTCTTATCAAGATTCTTGAATTCGGGTCATTCAGACGAGGATTTCGCTACGGATATAGTTATCAGCTTCATACTTGCCGGTCGTGACACAACATCGGCGGCATTGACATGGTTTTTCTGGTTAATATATAAACACCCTGAAGTCGAGTATGAAATACTaaaagaaatcaaagagaaatcgGATATGCCAGTGTATGAGGAAGTTAAAGACATGGTTTACGTTCATGCTTCGCTTTGCGAGTCCATGAGACTGTATCCTCCAGTCCCTACGGATGGCAAACTGGCAATGGAGGACGATGTTTTGCCAGACGGGACGGTGGTGAAGAAAGGGACGTTAGTGACGTATGCTCCTTATGCGATGGGGAGGATGGAGAAGATATGGGGATCGGATTGGTCAATGTTCAAGCCGGAGAGATGGTTGGAAAGAGATGAGGCAGGGAAATGGAGGTTTGTTGGGAGAGATCCTTATACATATCCGGTGTTCCAGGCCGGACCCAGGATTTGTTTGGGGAAAGAGATGGCGTTCTTGCAAATGAAAAGGGTGGTGGCTGGTATTTTAAGGCGGTTCAAGGTGGTTTCGGCGACCGAGGATGATGGGTTTCAACCGGTGTTTCTTGCTTATTTGACTGCTAAGATGAAAGGTGGCTTCCCCATCAAGGTTGAAAGGTCTTCACGATTTATGGATTAA